From a region of the Fischerella sp. JS2 genome:
- a CDS encoding ShlB/FhaC/HecB family hemolysin secretion/activation protein, with translation MLIKKKSLRFKQVGIPGRKDTKIQGQKFSSSTTVSLLSLLPLLPLIPLLSNTSSAWGQPINPVTPTPEQPSPTPLPPLEKPLQVPPTTPPTPEEIQNVPGTIVVQKFEFIGSTVFSQQELEQATADFVGKSVTFAELLQAANQVTQLYLQQGYITSGAYIPSQQIQSGIVKIQVLEGSLENIKVNIVKGRLNPNYVRDRIAVAGNKPLNINRLQEALQLLQLNPRIERLNAELTAGTKPGTNSLEVTVVSADTFNTRLILDNQRNPSIGSFERGIDISEASLLGLGDEFTFGYRNTDGSNRFEGSYTFPVNPRNGTVGFNYRITNNRIIEAPFDELDIKVNSREYEFTFRQPVIQKATPKLSQELALSFGFARRETNSSILGVDFPVFPGADDNGQTRISELSFTQEWLQRGNQAVLAANSEISLGVGAFNATISDDDEPDSQFLVWRGQMLYLRRLAQATPPSPISPTLLVRSSVQLASDALVPIEQFSIGGPTTVRGYRQDALVTDNGILASVEARIPIFQLPQAKGTLQIAPFIDFGIGWNTGRDRPDPNTLVGLGFGLLWQMGENFSARLDWGIPLVDLPNSRGETWQENGVYFQLEYKAF, from the coding sequence ATGCTAATTAAAAAGAAGTCACTGAGATTTAAACAGGTGGGGATACCGGGACGCAAAGACACAAAAATACAGGGACAAAAATTCTCTTCATCTACCACTGTTTCCCTGCTTTCCCTACTTCCCCTACTGCCTCTCATCCCCCTACTCTCTAATACATCCTCTGCCTGGGGACAGCCAATTAATCCGGTGACGCCAACACCAGAACAACCTAGTCCTACTCCCCTACCTCCTTTAGAAAAACCACTCCAGGTTCCACCGACAACACCACCAACCCCTGAGGAAATCCAGAATGTACCAGGGACAATTGTTGTGCAAAAATTTGAGTTTATTGGTAGTACTGTTTTTAGTCAACAAGAGTTAGAGCAGGCAACAGCTGATTTTGTCGGTAAGTCGGTCACTTTTGCGGAACTATTGCAAGCTGCCAATCAAGTCACTCAACTTTATCTCCAACAAGGGTATATCACCTCAGGGGCCTACATTCCCAGCCAACAGATCCAATCGGGAATCGTCAAAATTCAGGTATTGGAAGGTAGTCTAGAAAACATCAAAGTCAACATTGTCAAAGGGCGGTTAAATCCCAATTATGTCCGCGATCGCATTGCTGTTGCTGGCAATAAACCACTAAATATTAATCGCCTGCAAGAAGCACTGCAATTGTTACAACTCAATCCCCGGATTGAAAGATTAAATGCCGAACTAACTGCTGGTACTAAACCCGGTACTAATTCGCTAGAAGTAACAGTTGTCAGTGCAGATACCTTTAACACCCGCCTGATTCTAGATAATCAGCGCAACCCCAGTATCGGTAGTTTTGAGCGTGGTATTGACATCTCAGAAGCTAGTCTTTTGGGATTGGGAGATGAATTTACTTTTGGTTATCGCAACACCGATGGTAGCAACAGGTTTGAGGGCAGTTATACTTTCCCTGTCAATCCTCGTAATGGCACTGTCGGCTTCAACTACCGCATCACCAACAACAGAATCATCGAAGCACCTTTCGATGAATTGGACATTAAAGTAAACTCTCGCGAGTACGAATTCACCTTTCGTCAACCAGTCATTCAAAAAGCAACCCCCAAACTTAGTCAAGAACTTGCCCTTAGTTTTGGGTTTGCCCGACGAGAAACCAACTCCTCTATTCTCGGAGTAGACTTTCCCGTCTTCCCAGGCGCAGACGACAATGGACAAACCCGTATCTCAGAATTATCCTTCACTCAAGAATGGTTGCAACGGGGCAATCAAGCCGTCCTCGCTGCCAATTCCGAAATTAGCTTGGGTGTTGGTGCTTTTAATGCCACTATTAGTGATGACGACGAACCGGATAGCCAATTTTTAGTTTGGCGCGGACAAATGCTATACTTGCGCCGACTGGCACAAGCAACACCCCCATCACCAATTAGTCCTACCCTGCTAGTGCGTTCCAGCGTGCAATTAGCCAGCGATGCTTTAGTTCCCATTGAGCAGTTTAGTATCGGTGGACCCACAACCGTACGAGGCTACCGTCAAGATGCTTTAGTCACAGACAATGGTATTCTTGCCTCCGTAGAAGCACGTATACCAATCTTCCAGCTACCACAAGCTAAAGGAACTTTACAAATCGCACCATTTATTGACTTTGGCATCGGTTGGAACACAGGTAGAGACAGACCAGATCCTAATACCTTAGTGGGTTTAGGATTTGGTTTACTCTGGCAGATGGGAGAAAATTTTTCCGCTCGTTTGGACTGGGGTATTCCTTTAGTCGATCTTCCAAATTCACGGGGAGAAACATGGCAAGAAAACGGTGTGTATTTTCAATTAGAATACAAAGCATTTTGA
- a CDS encoding filamentous hemagglutinin N-terminal domain-containing protein has translation MKQVAQQILFLSSTVICYIFASSISQAQISPDATLPTNVNQINNVFEITGGTQAGSNLFHSFREFSVPNGSEAFFKNIGNINIVNIINRVTGGSVSNIDGLIKENYGANLILINPSGINFGPNAQLSIGGSFLGSTASSLKFADGTEFSATNIQNSPLLTISVPVGLQFGQNPAAINVQGQGHNLSVESQIFSPFTRGETAGLKVQPGQTLALVGGDITLDGGVLTAEGGRLELGSVGGNSLVNLVANPGQVWTLGYEGVPSFQDIEMRSRAIADTSGTGSGSIQLQGRNITLQDGSAVLIQTQGTESAGNIDVNASESLQLIGTTPDGQISTNIFTETIGGGKSGNINITTPSLFVRDGAVISAATYTPAPSGNVSINATESLEVLGYSSVNPNRFSVISAATYGDGNAGTLTVSTKRVTATNGGNIASITAGTGSGGNVVVNASELVELVGFTPFVFTPSQITAGTGGPGTAGNVTINTQRLVVKDGGRVDASTLASGSAGSITINAKDAVEVSGTVPGSVNPSLIVSSANIVDPTLQQLLRLPPYPSGNSGNVTINTGNLLVTDGALITASNSGFGTSGNIRINARSVFLDNGASITSELGTANAIGQPAIFSPVTLPSIKGGDITISTQQLDIRGGAKISTSTFRDAIGGNINVDASDFVQVVGVSLINPASQSLISASTFGPSNSGNVTVSTGRLSIVNGGFITAGTFGTGSGGDVTVNATETVEVIGVEPSQFIPSILGVSTFNAGNAGNLTITSPQVVVRDGGKIDASTFSTGSAGNVTINAPKSVEVTGTAPGNRNPSLIGSGAIVENEVIQQILGVPSVPSGASGDLIINTGKLSVTDGALVTTSNQGSGISGSIKINAQSIFLNGGGGITSELGGSFRGGQVNFFSPFTIGGDMGGGIDISAQQLTVQGGSSISTATFTNAAGGNINVDVSDLVQVDGFASFSPNALSFIGSSTFGSGKSGNVNISTGQLRVLNGARIGAGTFGTGSSGDMTINATESVVMPQNL, from the coding sequence ATGAAACAAGTTGCTCAGCAAATTTTATTTCTTAGTAGTACTGTTATTTGCTATATATTTGCAAGCAGTATCAGTCAGGCACAAATTTCACCAGATGCAACGTTGCCAACAAATGTAAATCAAATTAATAATGTCTTTGAAATTACCGGAGGAACACAAGCTGGTAGTAATTTATTCCACAGCTTTAGAGAATTTTCTGTGCCTAATGGCAGTGAAGCTTTTTTTAAGAACATTGGGAACATAAATATTGTCAATATTATCAATCGCGTTACTGGTGGCTCAGTTTCTAATATTGATGGATTAATTAAAGAAAATTACGGTGCAAATTTAATTTTGATTAATCCGAGTGGGATTAATTTTGGACCTAATGCTCAATTAAGTATAGGTGGCTCTTTTTTAGGAAGTACAGCTAGTAGCCTGAAATTTGCCGATGGTACAGAATTTAGTGCTACAAATATTCAAAATTCTCCCTTATTGACAATTAGTGTTCCAGTCGGTTTGCAATTTGGCCAAAATCCAGCAGCAATCAACGTCCAAGGGCAAGGTCATAATTTATCTGTTGAAAGTCAAATTTTCTCACCTTTTACAAGGGGAGAGACTGCTGGTCTCAAAGTACAGCCTGGTCAAACTTTAGCCTTAGTAGGAGGGGATATCACCTTAGATGGTGGTGTTCTCACAGCCGAAGGAGGACGCCTAGAGTTAGGCAGTGTAGGTGGGAATTCTTTAGTTAATCTTGTTGCTAATCCTGGTCAAGTTTGGACATTGGGCTATGAAGGAGTGCCTAGTTTTCAAGATATCGAAATGCGATCGCGCGCGATCGCAGATACAAGTGGTACTGGTAGCGGTTCTATCCAATTACAAGGCAGAAACATCACGCTTCAAGATGGATCAGCCGTATTAATTCAAACTCAGGGAACAGAATCAGCAGGAAACATCGACGTCAATGCATCTGAATCTTTGCAACTGATTGGCACCACACCAGATGGGCAGATTTCTACTAACATATTTACCGAAACCATTGGGGGCGGCAAAAGCGGGAATATTAACATTACCACCCCCAGTTTATTTGTTCGAGATGGAGCCGTCATATCTGCTGCTACCTACACACCTGCGCCAAGTGGTAATGTCAGTATCAATGCTACTGAATCTTTAGAAGTACTTGGATATTCATCTGTAAACCCAAATCGTTTTAGTGTAATTTCTGCTGCTACCTACGGTGATGGAAATGCGGGGACACTCACAGTCTCTACCAAACGCGTTACAGCAACAAATGGAGGTAATATTGCATCTATTACAGCTGGAACTGGTTCAGGCGGAAACGTAGTTGTAAATGCATCTGAATTAGTCGAATTGGTTGGCTTCACACCATTTGTATTTACACCTAGTCAGATCACTGCTGGAACAGGAGGCCCCGGAACAGCAGGTAACGTAACGATTAATACCCAACGTTTGGTAGTTAAAGATGGAGGTAGGGTAGATGCTTCTACCTTGGCTAGTGGTTCAGCCGGAAGTATCACAATTAACGCCAAAGATGCAGTCGAAGTGAGTGGCACAGTACCAGGATCTGTCAATCCCAGTCTCATCGTCTCCTCTGCCAATATCGTTGATCCTACTTTGCAACAATTATTGAGATTGCCTCCCTATCCTTCTGGGAACTCTGGTAATGTAACAATTAACACAGGTAATTTGCTTGTTACAGATGGCGCTCTCATTACAGCAAGCAATAGTGGGTTTGGAACCTCTGGAAACATCAGAATTAATGCTCGCTCGGTTTTTCTGGACAACGGAGCAAGTATCACATCAGAATTAGGTACAGCAAATGCAATAGGACAGCCTGCTATTTTTTCCCCTGTAACTTTACCAAGTATCAAGGGTGGGGACATTACAATCTCAACCCAGCAACTAGATATCCGGGGTGGGGCTAAAATATCCACTAGCACCTTCAGAGATGCAATCGGTGGCAATATCAATGTGGATGCCTCTGACTTTGTGCAAGTGGTTGGAGTTTCACTCATTAATCCTGCATCGCAGAGCTTGATTAGTGCTTCAACTTTCGGCCCTAGCAATTCGGGAAATGTGACTGTTTCAACAGGGCGATTGAGTATTGTTAATGGGGGATTCATCACCGCCGGCACCTTTGGCACAGGTTCTGGAGGAGATGTAACCGTTAATGCCACTGAAACAGTAGAAGTTATTGGAGTAGAACCATCCCAGTTCATACCAAGCATTCTTGGAGTTTCAACGTTCAATGCTGGAAATGCCGGCAACTTGACTATCACCTCGCCCCAAGTAGTAGTTCGGGATGGTGGCAAAATAGATGCTTCCACATTTTCGACGGGTTCAGCAGGAAACGTTACCATCAACGCCCCTAAATCTGTCGAGGTGACTGGTACGGCCCCAGGGAATCGCAATCCCAGTCTCATTGGCTCTGGAGCCATTGTTGAGAATGAAGTCATCCAACAGATTCTGGGAGTACCGTCTGTCCCGAGTGGAGCCTCCGGAGACTTGATCATTAACACAGGTAAATTGAGCGTTACTGATGGAGCATTGGTGACAACGAGTAATCAAGGTTCAGGAATCTCCGGTAGCATCAAAATTAATGCTCAGTCTATTTTTCTTAATGGTGGCGGTGGCATTACATCAGAATTGGGAGGAAGCTTCAGAGGAGGACAGGTTAATTTCTTTTCTCCTTTCACTATCGGCGGTGACATGGGCGGAGGAATTGATATTTCAGCTCAGCAGTTAACTGTTCAGGGAGGATCTAGTATTTCAACTGCTACCTTTACGAATGCAGCAGGTGGTAACATCAATGTCGATGTCTCGGACTTAGTGCAAGTAGACGGATTTGCCTCTTTTAGTCCTAACGCCCTGAGTTTTATTGGTAGTTCTACCTTTGGTTCGGGAAAGTCAGGAAATGTCAATATTTCCACCGGGCAGTTGCGGGTTCTCAATGGGGCTAGGATAGGTGCTGGTACTTTTGGAACTGGTTCTAGTGGAGACATGACCATTAATGCCACAGAATCTGTAGTAATGCCACAGAATCTGTAG
- a CDS encoding COP23 domain-containing protein has product MNKTRSWVTMLGMASIFASPVLEAVAQPNTVTSTMNVTCKANTSVPKVVASFANQENARDLTILSFLSQYFSSPEALKNCENTAKTLQKLYTSGRANYLTNDKLNTQPVVCAVERRGIGCSHYSAQVLFTFNEKVNASQALYEMLGSDFKQPNPPDSRTVSRIYSDIKLSKKKKLIPFLPF; this is encoded by the coding sequence ATGAACAAAACCCGAAGTTGGGTCACTATGCTAGGGATGGCTTCTATCTTTGCATCTCCAGTTCTAGAAGCAGTTGCTCAACCTAATACAGTTACATCTACCATGAATGTCACTTGTAAAGCAAATACTAGTGTACCAAAAGTAGTTGCGAGTTTTGCTAATCAAGAAAATGCAAGAGATTTGACAATTCTGAGTTTTCTGTCTCAGTATTTCTCATCTCCAGAAGCTTTAAAAAACTGTGAAAATACTGCTAAAACTTTGCAAAAACTTTATACATCTGGTCGTGCCAATTACTTAACTAATGACAAATTAAATACTCAACCTGTAGTTTGTGCTGTGGAGCGCAGAGGTATTGGTTGCAGTCATTACAGCGCTCAAGTATTATTTACTTTCAATGAAAAGGTAAATGCTTCTCAAGCTTTGTACGAAATGCTTGGTAGTGATTTTAAACAACCCAATCCCCCCGACTCTAGAACTGTGAGTCGAATTTATTCTGATATCAAGTTGTCAAAGAAGAAGAAACTGATTCCGTTTTTACCATTTTAA
- a CDS encoding tetratricopeptide repeat protein: MKDKLVQLSLHPTQVTGVRKACRMAYRFSKQTELLNLGLAVQQDNIRESNSPHPSIVKLSWVHQDLVHLRPFIRSTVKLFKLADKASCPEILVQEVLAWTGAQSFLTQKVCQLLCEHENFVVAGEEAAVVEQLVENRLIANWQTQVAAEHLQTIHDGLVANSRCDSIWLLRLYQQILQQGEVAVHDSLVQTELLHLGLVAKQENKLKVANRIYQSVFNLNWVEHELGRLRPIIYNTTKLFKLDEKATHPDIVLEQVLLWTNAQPFLTQKVCQLLCEHENFIATGEEATVVEQLVQNHLIANWQTQIAAEHLQAIQESLVKNQFCNPIQLLKLYQQILQYPEFSIQDTPVETELLNLGLVVKQEDKLKVANRIYQSVFNLDWVNQQLERLQPLIQNTIKTFQLHEKANCPEILVQQVLAWTSAQPFLTQKVCQLLCEHESFIVAGEEAAVVEQLVENHLIANWQTQVAAEYLQTIHDSLVANPRCDSIWLLRLYQRILQQEELPVHDSPAQTELLHLGLVVEQENKLKISNRIYQSVFNLNWVDQQLANMLEVPPASTPIMTSHSLFPASIFQVKNLISHPIVLIFRGIWILLAILGFSALCWSFYKNIEVNILFQDGNKLFNQGEYKKAIAKFDKLLNIDSNYYQAWTNRGYALAGLQEYNKMLESCSTATIIEPKAVYAWNCQGEALYNLQQYYEAISAFDTAIALDTKDPIFWINKTESLLALKQVDTALLTIDEAISLLQKMQQANPQQNITKELAIAFSHKGKVLWQKKQYKEALAAFDQALIHDPKYFTALRGRGLALQGLKQYEQAIAQFQQMLNESPLTDTQKAETWYYMGQTYCQLSQFSDGIGALEAALKLKPDYQAAEEAKGKCR; encoded by the coding sequence TTGAAAGACAAACTTGTACAATTAAGTTTGCACCCGACACAAGTCACAGGCGTTCGCAAAGCGTGCCGGATGGCATATCGCTTCTCAAAACAAACAGAGTTATTGAATCTGGGGTTAGCAGTGCAACAGGACAACATCAGAGAATCTAATTCTCCTCACCCATCGATTGTAAAATTGAGTTGGGTTCACCAAGATTTAGTGCATTTGCGACCTTTTATTCGCAGCACCGTCAAATTGTTCAAGTTAGCAGATAAAGCTAGTTGCCCAGAAATATTAGTACAAGAGGTGCTGGCGTGGACAGGCGCTCAATCTTTTCTGACCCAAAAGGTTTGTCAATTGCTGTGTGAGCATGAAAATTTTGTTGTTGCTGGTGAAGAAGCAGCCGTAGTCGAGCAGTTGGTAGAAAATCGCTTGATTGCAAATTGGCAAACTCAGGTAGCTGCGGAACATTTACAAACAATTCACGACGGTTTAGTTGCGAATTCCAGATGTGACTCAATATGGCTGTTGAGATTGTATCAGCAAATTTTGCAACAAGGAGAAGTAGCAGTACACGACAGCCTAGTCCAAACAGAATTATTGCATTTAGGTTTAGTAGCTAAACAAGAAAATAAATTAAAAGTAGCTAACCGCATCTACCAATCTGTTTTTAATTTGAATTGGGTTGAACATGAATTAGGGCGTTTGCGACCGATTATTTACAACACCACCAAATTATTTAAACTAGATGAAAAAGCAACTCATCCAGATATAGTTCTGGAACAAGTATTGTTATGGACAAACGCTCAACCTTTCCTAACGCAAAAGGTTTGTCAATTGCTTTGTGAGCATGAAAATTTTATTGCCACTGGTGAAGAAGCAACAGTAGTCGAGCAGTTGGTACAAAATCACCTGATTGCAAATTGGCAAACTCAGATAGCTGCTGAACATTTGCAAGCAATTCAGGAAAGTCTGGTCAAAAATCAATTTTGCAATCCCATTCAACTGCTGAAACTGTATCAGCAAATATTACAATATCCGGAGTTTTCCATTCAAGACACTCCAGTTGAAACCGAATTATTAAATTTAGGATTAGTCGTTAAACAAGAAGATAAATTAAAAGTAGCCAACCGCATTTACCAATCTGTGTTTAATTTGGATTGGGTAAATCAACAATTAGAACGGTTACAACCTTTAATCCAAAATACAATTAAAACTTTCCAGCTACATGAAAAAGCAAATTGCCCAGAAATATTAGTGCAACAGGTACTGGCGTGGACAAGCGCTCAACCTTTTCTGACCCAAAAGGTTTGTCAATTGCTGTGTGAGCATGAAAGTTTTATTGTTGCTGGTGAAGAAGCAGCCGTAGTCGAGCAGTTGGTAGAAAATCACCTGATTGCAAATTGGCAAACTCAGGTAGCTGCGGAATATTTACAGACAATTCACGACAGTTTAGTTGCAAATCCAAGATGTGACTCAATATGGCTGTTGAGATTGTATCAGCGAATTTTGCAACAAGAAGAATTACCAGTACACGATAGCCCAGCCCAAACAGAGTTATTGCATTTAGGCTTAGTAGTTGAACAAGAAAATAAATTAAAGATATCTAACCGTATCTACCAATCTGTTTTTAATTTAAACTGGGTTGACCAACAATTAGCAAACATGCTTGAAGTTCCACCTGCAAGCACACCTATAATGACCTCGCACAGTTTATTTCCAGCATCTATATTTCAGGTCAAAAATTTAATTTCTCATCCAATAGTCTTAATATTTAGAGGTATTTGGATTTTACTAGCCATACTTGGATTCAGCGCCCTTTGCTGGAGTTTTTATAAAAATATAGAAGTAAACATTCTTTTTCAAGACGGAAATAAACTCTTCAATCAAGGAGAATATAAAAAGGCGATCGCTAAATTCGATAAACTTCTCAATATTGATAGCAATTACTATCAAGCTTGGACTAACCGAGGTTATGCACTCGCTGGTTTGCAAGAATATAACAAGATGCTAGAGTCCTGCTCGACAGCTACGATTATAGAACCAAAAGCTGTGTATGCTTGGAATTGTCAAGGAGAGGCACTTTATAATCTCCAGCAGTACTATGAGGCGATCTCTGCTTTTGATACAGCGATCGCTCTTGATACAAAAGACCCGATATTTTGGATTAATAAAACCGAATCATTATTAGCATTAAAACAGGTTGATACTGCACTGCTCACTATTGATGAAGCAATTAGTCTTTTGCAAAAAATGCAGCAAGCTAATCCGCAACAAAATATTACCAAAGAATTAGCAATTGCTTTTAGCCATAAAGGTAAGGTACTATGGCAAAAAAAACAATATAAAGAAGCTCTTGCTGCTTTTGATCAGGCTTTAATTCATGATCCAAAATATTTTACTGCTTTGCGGGGTCGGGGTTTAGCACTTCAAGGTTTAAAGCAATATGAACAAGCGATCGCTCAATTTCAGCAGATGCTCAATGAATCTCCTTTGACAGATACTCAAAAAGCAGAAACTTGGTATTACATGGGACAGACTTATTGTCAGTTATCCCAATTTTCAGACGGAATTGGGGCTTTAGAAGCAGCACTCAAACTTAAACCAGACTACCAAGCAGCAGAAGAAGCAAAAGGTAAATGTAGATAA
- a CDS encoding GAF domain-containing sensor histidine kinase, which translates to MLSTDDTQSPLQSQHRQDLLHRITLRIRQSLELQEILETTAAEVRSLLETDRVKIYRFHADGSGEVIAESIHGDRLPSLLGLNFPADDIPPYARELFIKSRQRVVVDIVAQTTTGMGLIEYLNQSTTQEPEQQLRYRPVDPCHVEYLTAMGVRSSVVVPIVHDHRLWGLLVSHHSQQRHVSEAELQFIQAVTDQVEVAIAQSTLLSQMREQAEREAKVNQLTTVLHRLPTVQLQAALETVMEIFQASGGRLYLMSETADQADQFYVCGEQPTELVNGGGRQIEQHLLWQQYLRSPGQEICKVAATQDSGQELWSAQQMQSMYLSGSERPNPNCWAINDIYQEPIFRTIVTSFASTQVRGLLIVPLRYGKQAIGCLTVFRNEIETERLWAGRCDNDTRQIMTQISFETWRELRRGQAKPWTENEKKLAEVIAGHLVMAVQQYRLYSQVQSLNANLERQVEERTAELQHLLEQQQALSNGIAKIRASLKLGEIFQTTTEEVYRLLQVDRVVIYQFNPDWSGGFVAEAVGENWTSLRQVQTTNKHIQTYISRSDRCIVSSFIDAPVPNIDTYLQETQGGDFSQSRAVKRVDDVDAMNFPDCYRAVLQQFHCQAYVIVPIFQADNLWGLLAVYQNSGPRQWKDIDIALVMQTSDQLGVAIQQAELLEQTQSRTQQLTKTLEDLKQTQTQLVQTEKMSSLGQLVAGVAHEINNPINFIYGNVIHATEYIQQLLEVIRLYQQSYPEPDTELRTYLKKIDLDFITEDLPNLLSSMQVGTERIQEIVQSLRTFSRLDEAEFKSVDIHAGIDSTLMILSHRLKAQPNRQAIQIIKDYGQLPLVDCYPGQLNQVFMNLLSNAIDALEEHSNQRSPEHKYTSQIKISTRVIAEQQVRICIADNGIGMSESVRSCLFNPFFTTKPIGKGTGLGLSISYQIITDGHKGKLSCQSTPGKGTEFTINIPIRHSSKL; encoded by the coding sequence ATGCTAAGTACAGATGATACCCAATCCCCTCTGCAATCGCAGCATCGTCAAGATTTGCTGCATCGAATCACATTAAGGATTCGCCAGTCACTGGAGTTACAGGAAATTCTAGAAACGACTGCGGCAGAAGTGCGATCGCTATTAGAAACAGATCGCGTCAAAATTTATCGATTTCATGCGGATGGGAGTGGTGAGGTAATCGCCGAATCAATTCATGGCGATCGCCTACCTTCACTTTTGGGTTTGAATTTTCCAGCTGATGATATTCCGCCCTATGCGCGCGAACTCTTCATCAAATCGCGTCAGCGTGTTGTTGTTGATATAGTTGCCCAAACAACAACAGGCATGGGCTTAATAGAATATCTAAACCAATCCACCACACAAGAACCAGAACAGCAGTTGCGCTATCGTCCTGTTGATCCTTGTCATGTGGAATATTTAACAGCAATGGGGGTGCGCTCATCAGTCGTAGTCCCTATTGTGCATGATCATCGCCTCTGGGGTCTGTTAGTATCACATCACTCCCAGCAGCGTCATGTCAGCGAAGCCGAACTGCAATTTATTCAAGCTGTTACCGATCAAGTTGAAGTGGCGATCGCTCAATCAACCTTGCTGAGCCAAATGCGCGAACAGGCAGAAAGAGAAGCTAAAGTCAATCAACTTACCACCGTGTTACATCGTTTACCAACCGTGCAACTCCAAGCTGCTTTGGAAACAGTAATGGAAATTTTTCAAGCATCGGGTGGACGACTATATTTAATGTCTGAAACAGCCGATCAAGCTGATCAATTTTACGTGTGTGGTGAACAGCCTACCGAACTAGTCAACGGTGGTGGACGGCAAATTGAACAACATTTACTTTGGCAGCAATACCTGCGATCGCCTGGTCAGGAGATTTGCAAAGTTGCAGCAACTCAAGATTCGGGGCAAGAACTGTGGTCAGCACAGCAGATGCAGTCAATGTACCTGTCTGGGAGTGAACGCCCCAATCCTAACTGCTGGGCAATTAACGACATTTACCAAGAACCCATCTTTCGCACGATTGTCACTTCCTTTGCGTCCACCCAAGTCCGAGGTTTGTTGATTGTCCCCTTACGCTATGGTAAGCAAGCGATTGGCTGTCTTACTGTTTTCCGTAACGAAATTGAAACAGAACGGCTATGGGCAGGGCGTTGTGACAACGACACCCGACAAATCATGACGCAAATCTCATTTGAGACTTGGCGAGAACTTAGGCGCGGACAGGCAAAACCCTGGACTGAAAATGAGAAGAAACTCGCTGAGGTGATTGCGGGCCATTTAGTCATGGCAGTACAGCAATATCGCCTATATAGCCAAGTGCAATCGCTCAATGCTAATCTGGAACGACAGGTAGAAGAACGCACAGCCGAACTACAACATCTGTTAGAACAACAACAAGCTCTTTCCAACGGAATTGCTAAAATTCGCGCTTCGCTCAAACTAGGTGAAATTTTCCAAACTACGACCGAAGAAGTGTATCGGCTGTTGCAAGTTGATCGTGTAGTGATCTATCAGTTCAATCCAGACTGGAGTGGTGGCTTTGTTGCCGAGGCTGTTGGAGAGAATTGGACTAGCCTGCGGCAAGTCCAAACCACTAATAAACATATCCAAACTTACATATCACGAAGCGATCGCTGTATTGTCAGTAGCTTTATAGATGCACCTGTTCCCAACATTGATACCTATCTCCAGGAAACCCAAGGAGGAGATTTTAGCCAAAGTCGTGCAGTCAAACGGGTTGATGATGTTGATGCTATGAACTTTCCAGACTGCTATCGAGCAGTGCTGCAACAATTCCACTGCCAGGCATACGTGATTGTTCCCATTTTCCAAGCAGACAATTTATGGGGACTACTGGCAGTTTACCAAAATTCTGGTCCTCGCCAATGGAAAGATATAGACATTGCCTTAGTGATGCAAACCTCAGATCAATTAGGGGTTGCTATTCAACAAGCAGAACTCTTGGAACAAACTCAATCGCGAACTCAGCAGTTAACTAAAACCCTAGAAGACCTAAAACAGACCCAAACCCAACTGGTACAAACTGAAAAAATGTCTAGTCTTGGACAATTGGTGGCTGGTGTTGCCCATGAGATCAACAACCCTATCAACTTTATTTATGGCAATGTTATCCATGCTACAGAATATATCCAGCAATTACTAGAGGTGATTCGTCTTTATCAACAAAGCTATCCAGAACCAGACACAGAATTACGCACTTACCTGAAAAAGATTGACCTAGATTTTATTACAGAAGATTTACCTAATTTACTGTCATCCATGCAAGTTGGTACTGAACGAATTCAGGAAATTGTCCAATCTTTGCGTACATTCTCGCGGCTTGATGAAGCTGAGTTCAAATCTGTGGACATTCATGCAGGTATTGACAGCACACTAATGATTTTAAGCCACCGCCTCAAAGCCCAGCCAAATCGGCAGGCAATCCAAATCATTAAAGATTACGGTCAATTGCCTTTGGTTGATTGCTATCCAGGTCAACTCAATCAAGTATTTATGAATCTTCTGTCCAATGCAATTGATGCTTTAGAAGAACACAGCAACCAAAGATCACCCGAACACAAATACACCAGCCAAATTAAAATCAGCACCCGTGTGATTGCCGAACAACAGGTTCGGATTTGCATTGCTGACAACGGTATTGGCATGAGTGAAAGTGTGCGATCGTGTCTGTTTAACCCCTTCTTCACAACTAAACCCATAGGTAAAGGTACAGGTTTGGGCTTATCTATTAGTTACCAAATCATCACTGATGGACACAAGGGAAAACTCTCCTGCCAATCTACTCCAGGCAAAGGTACAGAATTTACGATCAATATTCCAATTCGGCACTCTTCTAAACTTTGA